One Lactobacillus crispatus DNA segment encodes these proteins:
- a CDS encoding solute carrier family 23 protein, which translates to MNKKEKYRNPEAVLDVYEKPEFGQGVLLSLQHMFAMFGSTVLVPILIGINPSIALLSSGIGTLVHMLLTHFKIPAYLGSSFAFVATMQALMKADGYPAVAQGAIASGLVYVVVAIIISKIGSGWVNKVLPPIVVGPIIIVIGLSLATTAANDAMMNNSKYDLTYFGVAIFTLVMTLVFQMCFKGFTSLVSIMLGIICGYILSCCLGIVDFSGVEKAAWFTLPALDVPGISYHFKWYPAAILAMAPIAFVTMTEHMGHIMVLNSLTKRDFFKNPGLHRTMMGDGLSTIIAGFIGGPPTTSYGENIGVLAMTKVYSVWVLAGAAVSAIIFSFVGKLAALIESIPMPVIGGISFLLFGTIASNGLKILVDDQIDFGEKRNMLIASVILVIGIGGAYLQLGNFQLTSVALSTIIGMLLNWILPKKAASEKAQEEKIKQEKQEGKIYQ; encoded by the coding sequence ATGAATAAAAAAGAAAAGTACAGAAATCCGGAGGCCGTTTTAGACGTCTATGAAAAGCCGGAATTCGGCCAAGGCGTACTGCTATCCTTACAGCATATGTTTGCTATGTTTGGTTCTACCGTTTTAGTGCCAATTTTAATTGGAATTAACCCAAGCATCGCTCTACTTTCATCAGGAATCGGTACCTTGGTCCACATGCTCTTGACCCACTTCAAGATTCCAGCATACCTCGGATCAAGTTTTGCCTTCGTTGCTACAATGCAAGCCTTAATGAAGGCTGATGGCTACCCGGCAGTTGCCCAGGGTGCGATCGCTTCTGGTTTAGTTTACGTAGTTGTTGCGATCATCATTAGCAAAATTGGTTCAGGCTGGGTTAACAAAGTTTTACCACCAATCGTAGTTGGACCAATCATCATCGTTATTGGTTTGTCACTAGCAACTACTGCCGCTAATGACGCTATGATGAATAATTCTAAGTATGATTTGACTTACTTCGGTGTAGCTATCTTCACTTTGGTCATGACTTTAGTTTTCCAAATGTGCTTCAAAGGCTTCACCAGTTTGGTTTCAATTATGCTAGGAATTATCTGTGGCTATATCTTATCCTGCTGCCTCGGAATTGTTGATTTCTCTGGCGTGGAAAAAGCAGCTTGGTTCACATTGCCAGCACTTGATGTGCCTGGAATCAGTTACCACTTCAAATGGTATCCTGCCGCTATTTTAGCCATGGCACCAATTGCCTTCGTTACGATGACAGAGCACATGGGCCATATTATGGTATTGAATTCATTAACTAAACGTGACTTTTTCAAGAATCCTGGCTTACACAGAACGATGATGGGTGATGGTCTTTCAACGATTATCGCTGGTTTCATTGGTGGTCCTCCTACCACTTCATACGGTGAAAATATCGGTGTGTTAGCTATGACTAAGGTTTACTCAGTTTGGGTATTAGCCGGTGCTGCTGTTTCAGCAATTATCTTCAGCTTTGTCGGTAAACTTGCCGCATTGATCGAATCAATTCCAATGCCAGTTATCGGTGGGATTTCCTTCTTACTTTTCGGAACAATTGCATCTAATGGTTTAAAGATCTTAGTTGATGATCAAATTGATTTTGGTGAAAAGCGCAATATGTTGATTGCTTCTGTCATCTTGGTTATCGGGATTGGTGGAGCTTACTTACAACTGGGCAATTTCCAACTTACCTCAGTTGCCCTTTCCACCATCATCGGAATGCTTTTAAACTGGATTTTGCCTAAGAAAGCAGCTAGTGAAAAAGCTCAAGAAGAAAAGATTAAGCAAGAAAAACAAGAAGGTAAAATTTACCAATAG
- a CDS encoding AlbA family DNA-binding domain-containing protein, translating into MDFLNFKAITQTGNFKTPSENENIEYKEASWKLPKSFWETVSSFANTLGGIIVLGIAEDKSKHEFSITGVDNVEDIETQIFNENNNISCLNRPVIQNNGDCKIVCVRMNDSLNLFL; encoded by the coding sequence ATGGACTTTTTAAACTTCAAAGCAATTACACAAACTGGTAATTTTAAAACACCATCTGAAAATGAAAACATCGAATACAAAGAAGCTAGTTGGAAATTACCTAAATCATTTTGGGAAACTGTTAGCTCTTTTGCTAATACTTTAGGTGGAATAATAGTATTAGGCATAGCAGAAGATAAGAGTAAACATGAATTTAGTATAACTGGTGTAGACAATGTTGAAGACATTGAAACACAAATTTTCAATGAAAATAACAATATTTCATGCCTTAATCGACCTGTAATCCAAAATAATGGAGACTGTAAAATAGTTTGTGTAAGGATGAATGATTCCTTAAATTTATTTCTTTAA
- a CDS encoding IS256 family transposase has translation MNDFTKDFAQALFNPDKINDLLRKELQQAVNNLLEAELTAFLGYDPYARNGWNTGNSRNGAYFRKVDTQFGPIEVQVPRDRNGQFHQHTLPDYKQHSDVLESTIIKLYSKGVTTREIADLIEKMYGSHYSPAQVSNISKQMLPKIEAYHKRKLSDKFFCVYLDATYLPLRRETFEREAVYIAIGIKPNGHKEVIDYCIAPSENIEVWTEMLQNMKSRGLKQVELFLSDGVVGMKTALARTYPKAHFQRCLVHVMRNICAKVRVDDREKIMNEFKQIHQQTSKKEAAAVLHKFYAKWNKAYSHVIKGLKEIEPDLLVFYNYPKQIRASIYSTNMIESFNNVIKRKAKPKAEFPTEQSLDAFIGIQAMSYNDRYFNRIHKGFGQVQDTLESYFD, from the coding sequence ATGAATGATTTTACCAAAGATTTTGCTCAAGCTCTATTCAATCCAGACAAAATAAATGATTTATTGCGCAAAGAGCTACAACAGGCTGTTAATAACTTGCTAGAAGCTGAGTTGACTGCCTTTCTAGGCTATGATCCCTATGCCAGAAATGGCTGGAATACTGGCAATTCTAGAAATGGTGCTTATTTCCGCAAGGTTGATACCCAGTTTGGACCAATTGAAGTGCAAGTGCCTCGAGACCGCAACGGTCAGTTTCATCAGCACACGCTGCCTGACTACAAGCAGCACTCTGATGTTTTGGAAAGCACGATTATCAAGCTATACTCCAAAGGCGTAACTACCAGAGAAATCGCTGACTTGATTGAGAAAATGTATGGCAGTCATTATAGTCCAGCTCAAGTATCAAATATTTCCAAGCAGATGCTCCCCAAGATTGAGGCTTATCACAAGCGCAAGCTAAGCGACAAGTTTTTCTGTGTCTATTTGGATGCGACATACCTTCCTTTGCGCCGAGAAACGTTTGAGCGTGAAGCAGTATATATTGCCATTGGCATTAAACCTAATGGACATAAGGAAGTCATTGACTACTGCATTGCTCCTAGTGAGAACATTGAAGTTTGGACAGAGATGCTTCAAAACATGAAGTCCAGAGGCTTGAAGCAAGTTGAGCTTTTTCTTTCTGATGGTGTTGTTGGCATGAAAACAGCCTTGGCCAGGACTTATCCTAAAGCTCATTTTCAACGCTGCCTGGTTCATGTCATGCGCAATATCTGCGCTAAAGTACGCGTCGACGATCGTGAAAAGATCATGAACGAATTCAAGCAGATACATCAACAGACAAGCAAAAAAGAAGCTGCAGCTGTCTTGCACAAATTCTATGCCAAATGGAATAAAGCTTATAGCCATGTCATCAAAGGTTTGAAGGAAATTGAGCCCGATCTGCTAGTCTTCTACAATTATCCCAAACAAATCAGAGCTTCAATTTATTCAACCAATATGATTGAATCCTTTAACAACGTCATCAAGCGTAAAGCTAAGCCTAAGGCAGAATTTCCAACTGAACAGTCGCTTGATGCATTTATTGGCATCCAGGCAATGAGCTACAATGACCGTTATTTCAATCGAATTCATAAAGGCTTTGGTCAGGTTCAGGACACCTTAGAATCCTACTTTGATTAA
- a CDS encoding ATP-binding protein, whose amino-acid sequence MTVSNNDVQISVFQNKTIIQVIIHPESFNTRPITAFGKAYIRTGDGDRVATKEQLKYFTVESQSEINTHLLPSTYTIEDLDAESIKEYRKIIEEKGIINTNSQLSDQDFLYSIGVFRKDRLSNSNEYHLTDGGLLFFGKYISITDRFPRFQLDYQQYNSDNSTNWNDRVSAGDMNYPTLNIFSFYNLVLAKIETNIPDPFIQGNDLSRTSYHNDLIIAAKEALVNCLMHSYYDGMVGVKIVDRPSYFEFTNPGTMRVSKESFLRGQYSSIRNTEIASLFRRIGVSETAASGGPRILNTVLQNNLNDPEINIDYEINTTRIRIFKTFAIDNQEKLTEPEKFIMSFARRKSNFSINDIVKDPQNHFGKQTTIRKYVNSLVEKHLLFNEKIGKKYIYNLQKNNDYLNRVKHLKHLEDNLLK is encoded by the coding sequence TTGACAGTTTCAAATAATGATGTTCAGATCTCTGTTTTTCAAAATAAAACTATTATTCAAGTAATAATTCATCCAGAATCCTTTAATACCCGTCCAATAACTGCTTTCGGTAAAGCATATATCAGAACCGGTGACGGAGATCGAGTAGCTACTAAAGAGCAACTTAAATATTTTACAGTTGAAAGTCAAAGCGAGATTAATACTCACTTACTCCCTTCGACCTATACAATAGAAGATCTAGATGCAGAAAGTATCAAAGAATATCGCAAAATAATTGAAGAAAAAGGTATTATTAATACTAATTCTCAACTTAGTGATCAAGATTTTTTATATTCAATCGGTGTTTTCAGAAAAGACCGATTAAGTAATTCAAATGAATATCATCTTACAGATGGTGGTCTCCTTTTCTTCGGAAAATATATTTCGATAACAGATCGTTTTCCACGCTTTCAATTGGATTACCAGCAATATAATAGTGATAATTCCACTAACTGGAATGATAGAGTTTCTGCAGGTGACATGAATTATCCCACTTTAAATATCTTTTCTTTTTATAATTTAGTTTTAGCTAAAATAGAAACAAATATACCTGATCCATTTATTCAAGGTAATGACCTTAGTAGAACGTCCTACCATAACGATTTAATCATTGCAGCTAAAGAAGCTCTAGTTAATTGTTTAATGCACTCATATTATGATGGTATGGTAGGTGTCAAAATTGTGGACAGACCTAGTTACTTCGAATTTACAAATCCTGGTACTATGCGTGTAAGTAAAGAATCATTTTTACGTGGACAATATTCTTCTATTAGAAACACTGAAATCGCTAGTTTATTTAGACGAATTGGTGTCTCTGAAACCGCAGCTAGTGGCGGCCCTAGAATTCTTAATACTGTATTGCAAAATAATTTAAATGATCCTGAAATTAACATTGATTATGAAATCAATACTACTCGCATTCGTATTTTTAAGACTTTTGCAATTGATAATCAAGAAAAACTAACTGAACCAGAGAAATTTATTATGTCGTTTGCTAGAAGAAAATCTAATTTTTCAATAAATGATATTGTTAAGGATCCTCAGAATCACTTTGGTAAACAAACCACTATTAGAAAATATGTAAATTCATTAGTGGAGAAGCATTTACTATTCAATGAGAAAATTGGCAAAAAATATATCTACAATTTACAGAAAAACAATGATTATCTAAATCGCGTTAAGCACCTTAAACATCTTGAAGATAATTTACTCAAATAG
- a CDS encoding aldo/keto reductase has translation MKDYVILNNGVKMPRLGFGVYQIDDLAQTQQVVENGLEVGYRLVDTAQIYGNEQAVGDALVHSSIPREDIFVTSKIWVDKYGYDHTLQAFDDSMKKLQLDYIDLYLIHKPYNDYYGTWRALERLYKEGRIRAIGVSSFWNERLADLITFNDVKPAVNQIETNVWNQEWKSQQYMEKEGVQPEAWAPFAEGANHIFTNPVLQKIAEKHHKTTAQVMLRWFLQRNYVVIPKSIHKNRLMENFDVFDFELDDEDMALIKTLDQGYSVLEDEMDPEIAESFR, from the coding sequence ATGAAAGACTATGTAATTTTAAATAATGGTGTCAAAATGCCTCGCTTGGGTTTTGGTGTTTATCAAATTGATGACTTGGCTCAAACGCAGCAAGTTGTGGAAAACGGCTTAGAAGTCGGCTATCGACTTGTGGATACTGCCCAAATTTATGGAAATGAACAGGCGGTTGGAGATGCACTTGTGCATAGCAGCATCCCACGAGAGGATATTTTCGTCACTTCCAAGATCTGGGTCGATAAGTATGGCTATGATCATACCTTGCAAGCTTTTGATGATTCAATGAAAAAGTTGCAGTTAGATTATATCGACTTGTATCTGATTCATAAGCCATATAACGATTACTATGGCACTTGGCGAGCATTAGAACGTTTATATAAAGAGGGACGCATTCGGGCAATTGGTGTAAGTAGTTTTTGGAATGAACGCTTAGCTGATTTGATTACTTTTAATGATGTAAAGCCGGCTGTGAACCAGATTGAGACTAATGTCTGGAATCAAGAATGGAAATCACAGCAATATATGGAAAAAGAGGGCGTGCAACCTGAAGCCTGGGCACCATTTGCGGAAGGAGCCAACCACATTTTCACTAATCCTGTCTTGCAAAAGATTGCAGAAAAGCATCATAAGACTACTGCTCAGGTAATGTTGAGATGGTTTTTACAAAGAAATTATGTGGTGATTCCTAAGTCAATTCATAAAAACAGATTAATGGAAAACTTTGATGTGTTTGACTTTGAACTAGATGATGAGGATATGGCATTGATCAAGACTTTGGATCAAGGCTACAGTGTTTTAGAAGATGAGATGGATCCGGAAATTGCGGAAAGTTTTCGGTAG
- a CDS encoding ATP-binding cassette domain-containing protein yields the protein MNEKKIQINLRWVLSVLPVRFTIAIIVLSITSSFEGVINGYVMGQMTNIAFNNFAGVGTFVLLVLAAYLITYVSAYLFLLTNQKAIQILNQKLKFAFFASSFYQENQADSNSSDVINNVTNISNQIQGHYFQPLFYLIQAIMTVISTTFVVLETNLLLGMIYVLLSALSMIPNQLGKKQMNQKTDNWSQSNSSLVTIMKDIFEGKNEIRKFDVKNLFFKKFSNSLNTEEENYFQLNKVQFTVQFCAWVCAVLASVIPMGIGLLMVVNHFGGVEIGTIVTLTLTADHVLGGVREIVGYQTQISSTKSIRDIGIEEDKNSVQASEVGENSLTLKDVAFDRGDKEIFQNVNLQLKNSDKVIINGDSGVGKSTLLNIISGQLKPTKGKVEFGNRSISLGDSILVSQKSWLFAGNVADNLSLYENFSDEEMEEVLKKVHLWDELGDKPLQFKIESEGSNLSGGQAQRLTIARGLLRHKRLFLLDEITSSLDKENSHAIRKLIYTLPIMTVEVAHNIDAELVKQYGIEIRKLTKNGLS from the coding sequence ATGAATGAAAAGAAAATACAAATTAATTTAAGATGGGTTCTATCAGTTTTGCCCGTTAGGTTTACAATTGCGATTATAGTTTTATCAATCACTAGTTCATTTGAGGGAGTGATCAATGGGTATGTTATGGGACAAATGACTAACATTGCTTTTAATAATTTCGCTGGTGTTGGGACTTTTGTTTTATTGGTTTTAGCAGCCTATTTGATTACCTATGTTTCGGCGTATTTATTTTTGCTAACGAATCAAAAGGCAATTCAAATTTTAAATCAAAAATTAAAATTTGCTTTTTTTGCTTCTAGCTTTTATCAAGAAAATCAAGCTGATTCAAATTCTTCTGATGTAATTAATAATGTGACGAACATTTCCAATCAAATTCAAGGACATTATTTCCAGCCTTTGTTTTATTTGATTCAAGCCATTATGACGGTCATTTCTACAACATTTGTAGTATTAGAGACCAATCTGTTATTAGGTATGATATATGTATTGCTTTCAGCATTAAGTATGATTCCTAACCAGCTTGGTAAAAAACAGATGAATCAAAAAACAGACAATTGGAGTCAATCTAATTCATCTTTAGTCACAATCATGAAAGACATTTTTGAAGGGAAAAATGAGATTAGAAAATTTGATGTTAAGAATCTCTTCTTCAAAAAATTCTCCAATTCGTTAAATACTGAGGAAGAAAATTATTTTCAATTAAACAAAGTTCAGTTTACAGTTCAATTTTGTGCATGGGTTTGTGCAGTTCTAGCAAGTGTAATACCAATGGGTATTGGATTATTGATGGTTGTCAACCACTTTGGTGGTGTTGAGATCGGGACAATTGTGACATTAACCTTAACTGCTGACCATGTTTTGGGTGGAGTACGTGAAATCGTTGGTTACCAAACGCAAATTAGTAGTACTAAGAGTATTAGAGATATTGGAATTGAAGAAGATAAGAATAGCGTTCAGGCTTCAGAAGTTGGCGAAAATAGCTTAACTTTAAAAGATGTGGCTTTTGATCGTGGTGATAAAGAAATTTTTCAAAATGTAAACTTACAATTGAAGAACAGTGATAAAGTCATTATCAATGGTGATTCAGGAGTAGGTAAGTCAACTTTACTGAATATTATTTCAGGTCAGCTAAAGCCAACCAAAGGTAAAGTAGAATTTGGCAACCGGTCAATCTCTCTTGGGGATTCGATTTTGGTTTCTCAAAAGTCATGGTTATTTGCTGGAAACGTGGCTGATAATCTTTCATTGTATGAAAATTTTTCTGATGAAGAAATGGAAGAAGTTTTGAAAAAGGTCCATCTTTGGGATGAATTAGGAGATAAACCACTACAATTTAAAATTGAGAGTGAAGGGAGCAATTTGTCAGGTGGACAGGCTCAACGACTAACAATTGCTCGAGGATTATTGAGACATAAACGATTATTTTTGCTTGATGAGATTACTTCAAGCTTAGATAAAGAAAATTCGCATGCGATCAGAAAGCTGATTTACACTTTACCAATCATGACTGTAGAGGTTGCACACAATATCGATGCCGAGTTAGTTAAGCAGTATGGTATTGAAATCCGAAAATTAACTAAGAATGGATTAAGTTGA
- a CDS encoding helix-turn-helix domain-containing protein, giving the protein MTIGEALKEERIKRGLSIRKMVGDIIDPSSYNKVEKGMRNIGSDALVRLLFLHNIDINEFFSKLEDSYAPAFTVREKYLDQQMRVAFNQRDLKKAEEVCRKIQELKGKPVLKLRAIVAIAYLKNNVENLSEQTKKAIFDQLDKNDDLSNNIEAIKLFANTMPVFTNEQLNYLMHIYISKIIKRNDVSISDQKRFAIASVNYLRACYERKIPLNDSMLEIENYIMEIDDSSFLVYKGVVKLSLAAIRGDKERAEQIKRELIDVGYEIARKWII; this is encoded by the coding sequence ATGACAATAGGAGAAGCTCTGAAAGAAGAAAGAATTAAGCGAGGATTATCAATTAGAAAAATGGTAGGAGATATTATTGATCCCTCTTCATATAATAAGGTGGAAAAAGGGATGCGAAATATCGGATCTGATGCACTAGTCAGACTATTGTTTTTGCATAACATAGATATCAATGAATTTTTCTCCAAATTAGAGGATTCTTATGCGCCTGCATTTACTGTACGTGAGAAATACTTAGATCAGCAGATGCGAGTGGCTTTTAACCAGCGCGATCTTAAGAAAGCAGAAGAAGTATGTAGGAAAATTCAAGAGCTTAAAGGAAAGCCTGTTCTTAAGCTAAGAGCTATAGTCGCAATTGCGTATTTAAAAAATAACGTTGAAAATTTGAGCGAACAAACTAAAAAAGCAATATTTGATCAATTAGATAAGAATGATGATTTGAGCAATAATATTGAGGCGATTAAGCTGTTTGCAAATACAATGCCAGTGTTTACCAACGAGCAGTTGAATTACTTAATGCACATTTATATTTCAAAAATTATTAAAAGAAATGACGTGTCAATTTCGGATCAAAAAAGATTTGCAATTGCTAGTGTCAATTATTTGAGAGCTTGCTATGAAAGAAAAATTCCTTTAAATGATTCTATGCTAGAAATTGAAAACTATATTATGGAGATTGATGATTCCTCTTTCCTCGTATATAAAGGTGTAGTCAAATTAAGTTTAGCTGCGATACGAGGGGATAAAGAGCGAGCTGAGCAAATAAAGCGAGAATTAATTGATGTTGGATATGAAATAGCTAGGAAATGGATAATTTAG
- a CDS encoding GNAT family N-acetyltransferase, translating to MKAFPAWERFSMFSLLAMSLHRNVKFHAIYNDGQFCGITYYAENDNTVYLTYLAINEKLRGQGYGSKILMMLEDRFPDKQIVIDIEPVTKKAKNYKQRVSRLKFYERNGFHRTDRKLVDPDGEFEALTTGKKLDIDSFTRMLKQMSFGFYQAKVEK from the coding sequence ATGAAGGCTTTTCCAGCTTGGGAAAGATTCTCCATGTTTTCTCTTTTAGCAATGTCATTACACCGAAATGTTAAGTTTCACGCAATTTATAATGATGGTCAGTTTTGCGGCATTACTTATTATGCTGAGAATGATAATACAGTCTATTTGACCTATTTAGCCATTAATGAAAAATTGCGAGGACAAGGTTATGGTTCCAAGATCTTGATGATGTTAGAGGATCGATTCCCTGATAAGCAAATTGTCATTGATATTGAGCCAGTTACCAAGAAAGCGAAAAATTATAAGCAGCGTGTTAGTCGCCTAAAATTCTATGAAAGAAATGGATTTCACAGGACTGACCGCAAATTGGTTGATCCTGATGGTGAATTTGAAGCTTTGACTACCGGTAAAAAGCTAGACATTGATAGTTTTACTAGAATGTTGAAGCAGATGAGCTTTGGATTTTATCAAGCAAAAGTTGAAAAATAA
- a CDS encoding TetR/AcrR family transcriptional regulator — protein MNMKSLHTQQQIEHALFKLLQKKPYTEISIAEITRKAKVSRTSFYRNYDQKDEVIAQFLFNQYHNFIADIDQHNLRTFKQQLTAYLEFFKDNPQLMKLLLDAGFEGELLNFQTKYLKKLMSVYHSDVHLPDYAIAYQSGGIYMLLVWWVKQNYQTSLTDLITYAEKHIML, from the coding sequence ATGAATATGAAGAGTCTGCATACGCAGCAACAAATTGAACATGCATTATTCAAATTACTACAAAAAAAGCCTTATACGGAGATCTCTATTGCAGAAATCACCCGTAAGGCTAAGGTATCTCGTACTTCCTTTTATCGCAATTATGACCAAAAAGATGAAGTCATTGCGCAATTTTTATTTAATCAATACCATAATTTTATCGCTGATATTGATCAACATAATTTGAGAACTTTTAAGCAGCAGCTTACTGCCTACCTTGAATTCTTCAAAGATAATCCTCAACTAATGAAATTACTGCTTGATGCAGGATTTGAAGGAGAATTACTTAATTTTCAAACTAAATATTTGAAAAAGCTGATGTCAGTTTACCATTCTGATGTCCACCTACCCGACTATGCAATAGCCTATCAATCTGGTGGAATCTATATGCTGTTAGTCTGGTGGGTTAAGCAAAATTATCAGACCAGCTTGACTGATTTAATCACTTATGCCGAAAAACACATTATGCTGTAA
- a CDS encoding MFS transporter, translating to MNKKQITMVTAALMLGNVMSGLDGTIINTAIPAIVAALHGIQFMGWIVAIFLLGMSISIPIWTKIGEKITNKRAFELSLLLFVLGSALQGIAPNIIFFLCSRFIMGIGAGGMGSLPYIIAGYVFKNIKTRTKVLGYLTASWNGAAILGPLVGGWLIDAFSWHWVFYINIPIGLIAFLICLIYYKPVTPKKTPVFDIPGATLLVIGLLLFLMGVQLVGLTASWIIIGLIIISLVFIVFFFIREGHADNPIIPISLFKNKDLDGDFLLFAFTWGAFLAVNTYMPMWAQALLGLSALIGGMTLIPNSIVEIIASQSVAAIQEHMTTFKLVLIGIVAMIISSAGLFISGIHTPVQMLTFIGAFSGIGVGFIFVALQLKVQLDAGLKNMATATSTSYLIRILAQTVMAAVYGVIMNLNLASGVQTHKGITMTMMNKLSDAQSAKSLPQNLVPTMRTIFHGGIKEIMLVSLILLIIAFVMNFYFNFGKKCKKL from the coding sequence ATGAATAAAAAACAGATTACAATGGTGACGGCAGCCTTGATGCTTGGCAACGTGATGTCGGGGCTAGACGGAACTATTATTAATACCGCTATTCCAGCCATCGTCGCGGCCTTGCACGGAATTCAATTCATGGGTTGGATTGTGGCAATTTTCTTATTAGGAATGTCGATTTCGATTCCGATTTGGACAAAGATCGGAGAGAAAATCACTAACAAACGAGCCTTTGAGCTTTCATTGCTACTCTTTGTTTTGGGATCGGCTCTACAAGGGATAGCGCCAAATATTATTTTCTTTCTGTGCTCTCGCTTTATCATGGGAATCGGTGCAGGTGGTATGGGTTCTTTACCTTATATCATTGCTGGTTATGTGTTTAAAAATATTAAAACGAGAACCAAAGTATTAGGCTATTTAACTGCCAGCTGGAATGGGGCTGCGATCTTAGGGCCACTTGTTGGTGGTTGGTTAATTGATGCTTTCTCTTGGCACTGGGTCTTCTATATCAATATTCCAATTGGCTTAATCGCATTTTTGATTTGTTTAATTTACTACAAACCGGTTACTCCAAAAAAGACACCGGTTTTCGATATCCCTGGTGCTACTTTATTAGTAATCGGACTGCTTTTATTCTTGATGGGCGTGCAACTAGTTGGTTTAACCGCTAGCTGGATCATAATTGGATTGATTATAATTAGTTTAGTCTTCATCGTCTTTTTCTTTATTCGCGAAGGTCATGCAGACAATCCAATTATTCCAATTTCTTTATTTAAAAATAAAGATTTAGATGGCGACTTTTTATTATTTGCCTTTACTTGGGGTGCCTTTTTAGCAGTAAACACCTATATGCCAATGTGGGCTCAGGCATTACTAGGCTTGTCAGCTTTAATTGGTGGGATGACGTTAATTCCAAATTCGATTGTTGAAATTATCGCATCTCAAAGTGTAGCAGCGATTCAGGAGCATATGACAACCTTTAAATTAGTTTTGATTGGAATAGTTGCCATGATTATCTCATCAGCTGGTTTGTTTATTTCTGGCATACATACGCCTGTGCAGATGTTGACCTTTATTGGTGCATTTTCTGGCATTGGGGTTGGCTTTATCTTTGTTGCTTTGCAATTAAAGGTACAACTTGATGCGGGACTAAAGAATATGGCAACGGCCACTTCAACTTCATATTTGATCAGAATTTTAGCTCAAACAGTAATGGCTGCTGTTTATGGCGTAATTATGAATCTGAACTTGGCCAGCGGAGTTCAAACGCACAAGGGAATCACGATGACCATGATGAATAAATTGAGTGATGCGCAAAGTGCCAAGAGTTTGCCGCAAAACTTAGTGCCAACAATGAGAACTATTTTCCACGGCGGTATTAAGGAAATTATGTTGGTTTCATTGATTTTGTTAATTATCGCCTTTGTAATGAATTTCTACTTTAACTTTGGTAAAAAATGCAAGAAATTGTAA
- a CDS encoding GNAT family N-acetyltransferase, with the protein MIIKPLISEDEAKQTSKLFQTTWQETYKGVLPDVFLDNIPATAWVKRLNESGRHNLVFKDDNNEVQAAVSYGRPRDTRMLGCGELMALYVKPDFQGYNVGKTLLNAAENELKKMGYGKIYLWCLAEDKDAQEFFKHFGWRNIATQRFIEIAGKEYKYLLFQKNLHS; encoded by the coding sequence ATGATTATTAAACCATTAATTAGTGAAGACGAAGCAAAACAAACAAGTAAGCTTTTCCAAACAACTTGGCAAGAGACGTATAAAGGCGTGCTACCAGATGTATTTTTGGATAATATTCCGGCTACTGCTTGGGTAAAACGACTCAATGAGAGTGGTCGTCATAATTTAGTTTTTAAAGACGATAATAACGAGGTTCAAGCAGCCGTTAGCTATGGTCGTCCACGTGACACTAGAATGCTTGGCTGCGGTGAGTTGATGGCATTATATGTTAAACCTGATTTTCAAGGCTACAATGTAGGTAAGACCTTGCTAAATGCCGCAGAAAATGAACTGAAGAAGATGGGTTATGGCAAGATTTACTTGTGGTGTCTGGCTGAAGATAAAGATGCACAAGAATTCTTTAAGCACTTTGGCTGGCGTAATATTGCTACCCAACGTTTTATTGAAATTGCTGGCAAAGAATATAAGTATTTGCTGTTCCAGAAAAATTTACATAGTTAA